A single Thermoleophilia bacterium DNA region contains:
- the acpS gene encoding holo-ACP synthase, whose translation MKPSGLGMDLIMIARVERALDRHPRLAQRLFTPGELDYAASFGRPGRHLAARFAAKEAVVKALALGPGTSLRDIEIVAGTPPEVRLHDGVRRAADERGLRVSVSLTHEREIAGAVAIAEAA comes from the coding sequence ATGAAGCCCTCCGGGCTGGGGATGGACCTGATCATGATTGCGCGGGTTGAACGCGCCCTCGATCGCCATCCCCGGCTAGCGCAGCGGCTCTTCACCCCGGGGGAACTCGACTACGCGGCCTCGTTCGGCCGCCCGGGCCGTCACCTGGCGGCCCGTTTTGCCGCCAAGGAGGCCGTGGTCAAGGCGCTTGCCCTCGGCCCCGGCACCAGTCTCCGCGACATCGAAATCGTCGCCGGGACCCCGCCCGAGGTCCGGCTCCATGACGGCGTCCGCCGGGCCGCCGACGAACGCGGATTGCGGGTCAGCGTGAGCCTGACCCACGAACGCGAGATCGCCGGCGCCGTGGCCATCGCCGAGGCCGCCTGA
- a CDS encoding DUF3352 domain-containing protein, with translation MPTKVLRYTVPALIATAALALALSACGGGSSGDDATSALAKYVPADALVYVEGSVRPDQELADNVNKLATKLTGSPLSDTIDDALANAEEGDVSYTEDVEPWLGENAAFYVGGDFATDAADSVASGDASLTPDMDATDGEDVGLVAETTDVDASQSFIEKAAGEENATDGEYEGFSYKVSKDDDSVLGIVDDYVVFATSEDVFKAMVDASQGDSLEGTSAFSDVSGKAADGSLLNVYIIHEPLLAATKSSGFDVSSLYSTLGSDVTDTATLISLVPTADEISLVGATNLEPALESGDPSAVLETFPANSLYAAGTGDVGANITKILDAIDKEGIEGVVEPGQLNKELDKISNQGFDVRSIVESLETVGVFVSGDSVDTLGGALVATTSDPEPLKSTLGAFSSLIGLAGDAKVKPLGGGQTGFSVKTPELPGRPVVIALQGDRLVIAIGLPAAQQALSGKGETLADSDSYKAAEESLSGENVDMFGNPAAIGGLIADATGGDPDVAKFADILKKFQYLVSGSGSEDNTFELNLGLKD, from the coding sequence ATGCCTACCAAAGTGCTTCGTTACACAGTCCCAGCCCTGATCGCAACCGCAGCTCTGGCCCTCGCCCTCTCCGCCTGTGGTGGCGGCAGCAGCGGTGACGATGCGACTTCGGCACTCGCCAAGTACGTGCCGGCCGACGCGCTCGTCTACGTCGAAGGCAGCGTCCGCCCGGACCAGGAGCTCGCAGACAACGTCAACAAGCTCGCGACCAAACTGACCGGCAGCCCGCTCAGCGACACGATCGATGACGCCCTGGCCAACGCCGAAGAAGGCGACGTCAGCTACACGGAAGACGTCGAGCCCTGGCTCGGCGAGAACGCCGCCTTTTACGTCGGCGGCGACTTCGCGACCGATGCTGCGGATTCGGTCGCTTCCGGAGATGCTTCCTTGACGCCTGATATGGACGCGACCGATGGCGAAGACGTCGGCCTCGTCGCGGAGACGACTGACGTCGATGCCAGCCAGTCCTTCATCGAGAAGGCGGCCGGTGAAGAGAACGCGACCGATGGTGAGTACGAAGGCTTCTCCTACAAGGTCAGCAAAGACGACGATTCAGTACTCGGCATCGTCGATGACTATGTCGTCTTCGCGACTTCCGAAGACGTGTTCAAGGCGATGGTCGATGCCTCGCAGGGCGATTCGCTCGAAGGCACCTCCGCCTTCTCAGACGTGTCCGGCAAGGCGGCCGACGGCAGCCTGCTGAACGTCTACATCATCCACGAGCCGCTGCTCGCCGCCACGAAGTCGAGCGGGTTCGACGTCTCTTCGCTCTACTCGACGCTCGGCTCGGACGTGACTGATACCGCAACCCTCATCAGCCTGGTCCCCACGGCTGACGAGATCTCGCTGGTCGGCGCGACCAACCTCGAGCCGGCGCTCGAAAGCGGCGACCCCAGTGCCGTACTGGAGACCTTCCCGGCCAATTCGCTTTACGCGGCCGGCACCGGTGATGTCGGTGCCAACATCACCAAGATCCTCGACGCGATCGACAAGGAAGGCATCGAAGGCGTCGTCGAGCCGGGTCAGCTAAACAAGGAACTCGACAAGATCTCGAACCAGGGCTTCGACGTGCGCAGCATCGTCGAGTCGCTCGAGACGGTCGGCGTCTTCGTCAGCGGCGATTCGGTCGACACGCTCGGTGGCGCCCTGGTCGCCACGACCTCGGACCCCGAGCCGCTGAAGAGCACGCTCGGAGCGTTCTCATCGCTGATCGGACTCGCCGGCGACGCCAAGGTGAAGCCTCTCGGCGGAGGCCAGACCGGCTTCAGCGTCAAGACGCCGGAACTACCGGGACGCCCGGTCGTGATCGCCCTCCAGGGTGACCGCCTGGTCATCGCCATCGGCCTGCCCGCCGCGCAGCAGGCGCTGTCCGGCAAGGGCGAGACCCTGGCGGACTCTGACTCCTACAAGGCGGCCGAAGAGTCGCTATCGGGCGAGAACGTCGACATGTTCGGCAACCCGGCGGCGATCGGCGGGCTGATCGCCGACGCGACCGGTGGCGATCCCGACGTGGCTAAATTCGCCGACATCCTGAAGAAGTTCCAGTACCTGGTCAGCGGATCCGGATCCGAGGACAACACGTTCGAGCTCAACCTCGGTCTGAAGGACTAG